The following proteins come from a genomic window of Natrinema saccharevitans:
- a CDS encoding UbiA prenyltransferase family protein, whose amino-acid sequence MSTSSTSDPFRAFVTFNRVTPIRYFAIDVALFGLPLAITVQDGGIDLTAGIAFVSMLLVRGSILTHDDYFDAESDAIEKPHRPIPSGLVTRTQAFWMGAAMLGGGLGLAVLVGDSFLVAAALLYAILIADPLVFNRLNVTGISTLVTVTSVSMFSVMGWTVYGGLTVELAAIFAATWLWDICHDTIGAYLDSDGDRQAGIASLGRDLSRTAVAGTIAVSLTVSAAILLSFFHRGPASMVLPVLLLAGTLFATVSFGRGRTDPMTVRHAVEWHVVGSYAWLGLFHLVAVPL is encoded by the coding sequence ATGTCAACGTCATCGACAAGTGACCCGTTCCGTGCGTTCGTGACGTTCAATCGGGTGACACCGATCCGCTACTTCGCGATTGATGTAGCCCTATTTGGGTTGCCGCTAGCGATCACCGTCCAAGACGGCGGAATCGATCTCACCGCGGGAATCGCGTTCGTGAGTATGCTCCTCGTCCGCGGTAGCATCCTCACTCACGACGACTATTTCGACGCCGAATCTGACGCGATCGAGAAACCACACCGTCCGATCCCGTCGGGGTTAGTCACCAGAACGCAGGCGTTCTGGATGGGGGCTGCAATGCTCGGTGGCGGACTGGGACTGGCAGTGCTCGTCGGGGACTCGTTTCTCGTAGCCGCGGCCCTCCTGTACGCGATCCTGATCGCGGACCCACTCGTCTTCAACCGGCTAAACGTTACCGGGATCTCGACGCTCGTAACAGTGACTAGTGTTTCGATGTTCAGCGTCATGGGATGGACCGTCTACGGCGGACTCACGGTCGAGCTGGCCGCGATCTTCGCTGCGACCTGGTTGTGGGATATCTGCCACGATACGATTGGTGCGTATCTCGACAGCGACGGCGACCGGCAGGCTGGCATCGCCTCGCTCGGTCGCGATCTCTCGCGGACGGCGGTTGCGGGGACAATCGCTGTGAGCCTCACCGTCTCGGCGGCGATCCTACTCAGTTTCTTTCACCGGGGACCGGCGTCAATGGTTCTTCCGGTACTGCTGCTCGCCGGAACGCTGTTCGCGACGGTCTCGTTCGGGCGAGGTCGCACCGATCCGATGACGGTCCGTCACGCTGTCGAGTGGCACGTCGTCGGGAGCTATGCCTGGCTCGGACTATTCCACCTCGTCGCAGTCCCGCTGTAA